Sequence from the Herbaspirillum sp. meg3 genome:
ACGAACTGGTCACGCAGTTACGTGGAGAAGCCGGCCAACGGCAAGTGGAAGGCGCAAGAATGGGACTGGCGGAAAACGGCGGAGGATTTTACGGACTGGAAGAAGCGGCTTGCGTGGTGACGATACTGGAAAAATAGTGCTCGCAAAAAATACCGGAGATCAAGGCGCGGTGAGCTGCTCCAGCCGTGTCAGATAAAACATCCCCGCCTCACGGCTATCGCCGCACATCTCGGCAGACGCCTGCAAACCGGAACAACACGCGGGCCGTTCCGGCTGGCCGAAAATCGCACACCGCAAGTCCTCCATCAGTTGCACGCAAGGCACGCCCGCCGGCTTGCCATTGGGCATGCCGGGAATCGGACTGGAGATGGAAGGCGCCGTGCAGCAGGCACCGCATTGAGGACGGCAGTTCATTTTCAGGTTCATATTCGAAGGGGCGTATTCTACCGCTTCAGCGCCAAACCAAGCATGCAGAGACTTTTCAGCCGATAAT
This genomic interval carries:
- a CDS encoding YkgJ family cysteine cluster protein, encoding MNCRPQCGACCTAPSISSPIPGMPNGKPAGVPCVQLMEDLRCAIFGQPERPACCSGLQASAEMCGDSREAGMFYLTRLEQLTAP